One Prevotella intermedia ATCC 25611 = DSM 20706 DNA window includes the following coding sequences:
- a CDS encoding desulfoferrodoxin family protein — protein MAKRNEIYKCSESNNIVEVIIPSDKDLCGFEKIVENTTDAATEKHVPVVEKIEGGYRVTVGEVEHPMTEAHSIQWIELITENNEVLRKYLEPTEKPVAEFKTDAKEVYAREYCNLHGLWRSK, from the coding sequence ATGGCAAAAAGAAACGAAATTTATAAGTGTTCAGAGAGTAACAATATCGTAGAAGTTATCATTCCATCAGATAAAGACCTTTGCGGATTTGAGAAAATAGTAGAGAATACAACTGATGCAGCAACGGAAAAGCACGTTCCTGTTGTTGAGAAAATCGAAGGTGGCTACCGTGTAACTGTGGGCGAGGTTGAACACCCTATGACAGAAGCACACTCTATTCAGTGGATTGAGCTCATTACAGAGAATAACGAAGTACTTCGTAAGTATCTCGAACCAACAGAAAAGCCTGTTGCAGAATTTAAAACAGACGCAAAAGAAGTTTACGCTCGTGAATATTGCAACCTTCATGGTTTGTGGAGGTCAAAATAA